One window of Acropora palmata chromosome 1, jaAcrPala1.3, whole genome shotgun sequence genomic DNA carries:
- the LOC141873130 gene encoding uncharacterized protein LOC141873130 isoform X1, translating to MGAVESSLESGVEKFADSVSTKNKNGSTWHGQDNMSTEISPYGPDWMSQVPSADQSLGIVTVAPADSMLEGSYEDFEIVGDTVIRQTSDDTGYEITNSHTDLNLEESVPPTFQVVRYYRPIKRVPQRKKPEKSDGSQDGDIPVNARDNNLLYLSNSSSKLASLFGQDRASFSGGNESLTYTPPKQPKKEKAAGQPQSGGGDTSVLNATAVQAYKYVNGQYANQGKLGAAVLANHSANDYKILVYASKQQQVTAAKINGNFTFTVQRSNYASFYDDQRQTWSLCFDSDKSLTNFAKQVGLSKFNSAPTTLCTQDLVPGDGPAIELGDALEVKYTGWLWKNNGFGNVFDGNVETDKTFRFKTGKGKVIKGWDQGVLGMKKGGKRLIAIPSPLAYGEKGVSGRVPANSSLLFEVDVLRIKSNRESTESPVTIQEAVIPQNTDQLPDILSEPSGTKKRQTDSGSQLSVPGESGIKGRTASLTEQLSQSLEKGTDKARLLARMSKMGKSPLSLPGAVTAEPENDYFVEADQEVPPSPEQASVPHTVPRSSTESPVTMSSNPHPSPRSKPQPPPRPVHVHPEVQQTLHNPTPSVQPVMNPQPMMNQPHVMNPQPAMPSAFSPQQQVALYQPPTSNMNYPPILAPQPQIMTAPPYFAPPPAPPAPPAPAPAQPSANDAMVPVLMAETRQQQGEIRMSIAKVSDKIDEISNKIDRQHQSSFQLANQMSPANQMTVGAYGNPQAVMEASLLVHNINRIVQENEKLKDESTEKTKKIETLNDKISELLQKNQRFVEDSNTMLEKRSDSLQVNTAQSQARVMSLEQEKIAMSGDLISAKTQMVALQNEVTSLRQREAEVSSQLNKVSSEAEKLKNELDRTKDSHSESNEQSERLKQSLKEERQTRKQFESKVERIEEELNDLRNEKESLEKVLGERKKKYAADKKKFEEELEELRSQQEEEIRFLKEKHKKEKHSSGTATAQQIALAEAEQEERWTEKAGKMVAQTEEKWKRKLQEVTEEKEEASKKASEIQEKYFALKKSGDTKEDAIKDLQDKLEDLEGIQEKYNKLKASQGNQKSVMDELRSTEQELESLQAKHQEVRSKTLKMKEQYEEQLRLAEEERDSSVSEAYAKGLQEGKAQGDENAEKPSVNVNEEVKRIMNNVFYMLRNEFEADKSYNGADIRAVVLKTIKEVTMKLLSGETAEKEESEEEEEEEEEEEEEEEEEEEEEEEGEDEDEEDEEPEENEDVKVESEEKEEDKEESEKDQEVQEEEEEEEPFSEGEEDGDKVRKRDEETEEKIADVSEKEVLEEVVNTGNNEAVFNEEGVEETEPLKDNVEVKHQSKTVDEEPSQIVEQSSNEVEQANNSSNEGSTADSLSLQGSEKDVPSLDELSVVVTDETSRTELDTASSELATSIMDENQENSYFDGLDGDDLKQTKIESGEEEENLFDEQPKDKQGLQTEMSKNTAKREEKLKSLFGDDEHDDVEATFGSSKKKKEERLESPPLRDVPPPLFDDDDDDDLDWFK from the exons ATGGGTGCTGTTGAAAGTTCACTGGAATCTGGGGTCGAAAAATTCGCTGATTCTGTGAGTACCAAGAACAAAAATGGATCAACTTGGCACGGACAGGACAATATGTCGACAGAGATCTCGCCTTACGGACCAG ATTGGATGTCACAGGTGCCCAGTGCTGATCAATCCCTCGGGATTGTCACAGTCGCACCAGCCGACTCAATGCTGGAGGGCTCTTACGAAGACTTCGAAATTGTCGGTGACACAGTTATCAGGCAAA CAAGTGACGACACTGGATATGAGATAACCAACAGCCATACAGATCTAAACCTCGAGGAAAGTGTTCCTCCGACATTCCAAGTAGTGAGGTACTACAGGCCGATCAAAAGAGTTCCTCAGAGAAAGAAACCAGAGAAATCCGATG GGAGCCAAGATGGCGATATCCCGGTCAACGCGCGTGACAACAACCTTCTATATCTCTCGAACAGTTCTTCGAAATTGGCTTCGTTGTTTGGCCAGGATAGAGCATCGTTCTCTGGAGGCAACGAATCGTTGACTTACACGCCGCCTAAACAACCCAAGAAGGAAAAAGCAG CCGGGCAACCTCAGTCTGGTGGTGGAGACACAAGTGTTTTGAATGCTACAGCAGTTCAAGCCTATAAATA TGTTAATGGTCAGTATGCCAATCAAGGAAAGTTGGGAGCAGCAGTTTTGGCAAATCACAGTGCAAATGAT TACAAGATACTTGTTTACGCATCAAAGCAACAACAAGTCACAGCTGCGAAAATTAATGGGAACTTCACATTCACA GTTCAGCGTAGTAATTATGCAAGTTTTTATGATGATCAGAGGCAAACAtggtctctttgttttgacTCAGACAAGAGTTTAACAAATTTTGCCAAACAG GTTGGTTTATCAAAGTTCAATTCAGCACCAACAACACTCTGCACTCAAGATCTTGTTCCTGGTGATGGACCG gcAATTGAATTGGGAGATGCATTGGAAGTCAAGTACACAGGATGGTTGTGGAAAAATAATGGATTTGGAAAT GTTTTCGATGGCAATGTTGAAACTGATAAGACATTTAGATTCAAAACAGGAAAAGGCAAAGTTATAAAG GGATGGGACCAGGGTGTCCTAGGAATGAAAAAAGGTGGCAAAAGGCTGATTGCTATTCCATCACCTTTGGCATATGGTGAAAAG GGCGTAAGTGGCAGAGTTCCTGCAAACTCCTCGCTCTTATTTGAAGTTGACGTTCTTAGA ATCAAGTCCAACAGAGAATCGACTGAATCTCCAGTTACTATTCAGGAAGCCGTTATTCCACAGAACACAGATCAACTACCTGATATCTTGTCTGAACCATCtggaacaaagaaacggcagACAGATTCTGGATCACAACTAAG TGTTCCAGGAGAAAGTGGCATTAAAGGCAGGACTGCATCCCTCACAGAACAGTTGTCTCAG TCACTAGAGAAAGGCACAGACAAGGCTCGTTTGCTGGCGAGGATGTCAAAAATGGGAAAAAGTCCATTGTCCCTTCCTGGAGCAGTTACAGCAGAGCCGGAAAATGATTACTTTGTGGAAGCTGACCAG GAGGTGCCACCCAGCCCAGAGCAGGCTTCTGTGCCACATACAGTGCCAAGAAGCAGCACGGAGAGCCCGGTAACCATGAGTTCCAACCCACACCCCAGCCCTCGCTCTAAACCTCAGCCCCCTCCCAGGCCAGTCCATGTTCATCCAGAAGTCCAGCAGACGTTACACAATCCCACTCCCAGTGTACAACCTGTCATGAATCCACAGCCAATGATGAATCAGCCTCATGTCATGAACCCACAGCCAGCGATGCCGTCTGCATTCTCACCTCAACAACAGGTTGCATTGTACCAG ccACCTACCAGCAATATGAATTACCCGCCCATATTGGCACCACAACCACAGATCATGACTGCGCCACCATATTTCGCCCCACCTCCCGCACCTCCTGCACCACCTGCACCTGCACCCGCGCAGCCCTCGGCTAATGATGCAATGGTGCCTGTGCTCATGGCGGAAACTCGTCAGCAACAGGGAGAAATACGCATGTCTATTGCGAAGGTGTCAGACAAGATAGACGAGATTTCTAACAAG ATCGATCGCCAACATCAATCGTCATTCCAGCTTGCCAATCAAATGTCTCCTGCCAATCAAATGACAGTTGGTGCCTATGGTAATCCACAAGCTGTCATGGAAGCTTCTCTTCTGGTTCACAACATCAACAGAATTGTACAG gaaaatgaaaagttaaaagATGAAAGCACAGAAAAAACCAAGAAGATTGAAACCCTCAATGACAAGATTTCAGAATTACTACAAAAGAATCAGAG attTGTAGAAGACAGCAACACGATGTTGGAAAAAAGGAGTGATTCGTTACAAGTGAACACAGCTCAATCACAAGCACGAGTGATGTCATTAGAACAAGAAAAG ATCGCCATGAGTGGTGACCTGATTTCAGCCAAGACGCAAATGGTAGCTCTACAGAATGAAGTTACATCTCTTCGCCAGAGAGAGGCGGAAGTAAGCAGCCAGCTCAACAAAGTTTCATCAGAAgcagagaaattaaaaaacgaGCTTGACCGTACCAAAGATTCGCATTCAG AGAGCAATGAGCAAAGCGAAAGGCTGAAACAGAgtttaaaagaagaaaggcaaacaagaaaacaattcgAAAGCAAAGTAGAACGCATAGAGGAAGAACTGAATGACTTACGAAACGAGAAAGAGAGTTTAGAGAAG GTTCTTGGAGAACGGAAAAAGAAATACGCCGCCGATAAGAAAAAGTTTGAAGAAGAACTGGAAGAGTTACGGTCACAGCAGGAG GAAGAAATAAGATTCTTAaaggaaaaacacaagaaagaaaagcacAGCAGTGGAACAGCAACGGCGCAACAG ATTGCGCTGGCCGAAGCAGAGCAGGAGGAAAGATGGACAGAAAAAGCAGGCAAAATGGTTGCACAGACAGAGGAGAAATGGAAGAGAAAATTACAGGAAGttacagaagaaaaagaggaggCAAGCAAAAAAGCGAGCGAGATTCAAGAAAAG TACTTTGCCCTAAAGAAGAGTGGAGATACCAAAGAGGACGCAATAAAGGATCTTCAAGATAAACTAGAAGATCTGGAAGGAATACAAGAAAAG TATAACAAACTAAAAGCCTCACAAGGCAACCAGAAATCAGTGATGGATGAGTTGCGATCAACGGAACAGGAGCTGGAGTCGCTTCAGGCTAAG CACCAAGAAGTTCGCTCCAAAacgctgaaaatgaaagaacaatACGAAGAGCAGCTGAGATTGGCTGAAGAG GAGCGTGACTCTTCTGTTAGCGAGGCATATGCTAAAGGCTTGCAAGAAGGCAAAGCACAGGGCGATGAAAACGCAGAAAAGCCTTCCGTTAACGTAAATGAAGAA GTGAAACGAATAATGAACAATGTTTTTTACATGCTACGAAACGAATTTGAGGCGGATAAAAGTTACAATGGCGCAGATATCAGGGCTGTTGTGCTGAAAACTATCAAG GAAGTTACGATGAAATTGCTGAGTGGAGAAACAgcggaaaaagaagaaagcgaagaagaggaagaagaagaagaagaagaagaagaagaagaagaagaagaagaagaagaagaagaagaaggagaggATGAGGACGAAGAAGACGAGGAACCTGAAGAAAACGAAGATGTCAAAGTTGAGAGCGAAGAGAAGGAGGAGGATAAAGAGGAAAGTGAAAAAGACCAAGAAGTacaagaagaggaagaagaagaagaacccTTTTCGGAGGGTGAAGAAGACGGCGACAAAGTAAGAAAGCGGGATGAAGAAACAGAAGAGAAAATCGCTGATGTCTCTGAGAAAGAAGTATTAGAGGAAGTTGTTAATACAGGAAACAATGAAGCCGTTTTTAACGAAGAAGGGGTTGAAGAAACAGAGCCGTTAAAAGACAACGTGGAGGTAAAACATCAAAGCAAAACTGTCGACGAAGAACCAAGTCAGATTGTGGAACAAAGCAGCAATGAGGTTGAACAAGCAAATAACTCTTCCAATGAAGGAAGTACTGCTGATTCCTTATCATTACAAGGAAGTGAAAAAGATGTGCCTTCTCTAGATGAACTTTCTGTTGTAGTAACAGATGAAACTTCTAGGACTGAATTAGACACAGCTAGCTCTGAGTTGGCAACCTCCATAATGGACGAAAATCAGGAGAATTCGTATTTTGACGGTTTGGATGGCGACGATTTGAAGCAAACGAAAATTGAATCCGGAGAAGAGGAGGAAAATTTGTTTGACGAACAACCAAAAGATAAACAAG GCCTGCAAACGGAGATGTCCAAGAACACtgcaaaaagagaagaaaagctTAAATC ATTGTTTGGAGATGATGAACATGATGACGTGGAAGCCACTTTTGGGTCGtcgaagaaaaagaaggaagaaaGATTG GAGTCTCCGCCGCTCCGCGATGTACCGCCTCCGCTAtttgatgatgacgacgacgatgatcTTGATTGGTTCAAGTAG
- the LOC141873130 gene encoding uncharacterized protein LOC141873130 isoform X2 — MFSSPMDDDEGDFMSPQSRGSSKLASLFGQDRASFSGGNESLTYTPPKQPKKEKAAGQPQSGGGDTSVLNATAVQAYKYVNGQYANQGKLGAAVLANHSANDYKILVYASKQQQVTAAKINGNFTFTVQRSNYASFYDDQRQTWSLCFDSDKSLTNFAKQVGLSKFNSAPTTLCTQDLVPGDGPAIELGDALEVKYTGWLWKNNGFGNVFDGNVETDKTFRFKTGKGKVIKGWDQGVLGMKKGGKRLIAIPSPLAYGEKGVSGRVPANSSLLFEVDVLRIKSNRESTESPVTIQEAVIPQNTDQLPDILSEPSGTKKRQTDSGSQLSVPGESGIKGRTASLTEQLSQSLEKGTDKARLLARMSKMGKSPLSLPGAVTAEPENDYFVEADQEVPPSPEQASVPHTVPRSSTESPVTMSSNPHPSPRSKPQPPPRPVHVHPEVQQTLHNPTPSVQPVMNPQPMMNQPHVMNPQPAMPSAFSPQQQVALYQPPTSNMNYPPILAPQPQIMTAPPYFAPPPAPPAPPAPAPAQPSANDAMVPVLMAETRQQQGEIRMSIAKVSDKIDEISNKIDRQHQSSFQLANQMSPANQMTVGAYGNPQAVMEASLLVHNINRIVQENEKLKDESTEKTKKIETLNDKISELLQKNQRFVEDSNTMLEKRSDSLQVNTAQSQARVMSLEQEKIAMSGDLISAKTQMVALQNEVTSLRQREAEVSSQLNKVSSEAEKLKNELDRTKDSHSESNEQSERLKQSLKEERQTRKQFESKVERIEEELNDLRNEKESLEKVLGERKKKYAADKKKFEEELEELRSQQEEEIRFLKEKHKKEKHSSGTATAQQIALAEAEQEERWTEKAGKMVAQTEEKWKRKLQEVTEEKEEASKKASEIQEKYFALKKSGDTKEDAIKDLQDKLEDLEGIQEKYNKLKASQGNQKSVMDELRSTEQELESLQAKHQEVRSKTLKMKEQYEEQLRLAEEERDSSVSEAYAKGLQEGKAQGDENAEKPSVNVNEEVKRIMNNVFYMLRNEFEADKSYNGADIRAVVLKTIKEVTMKLLSGETAEKEESEEEEEEEEEEEEEEEEEEEEEEEGEDEDEEDEEPEENEDVKVESEEKEEDKEESEKDQEVQEEEEEEEPFSEGEEDGDKVRKRDEETEEKIADVSEKEVLEEVVNTGNNEAVFNEEGVEETEPLKDNVEVKHQSKTVDEEPSQIVEQSSNEVEQANNSSNEGSTADSLSLQGSEKDVPSLDELSVVVTDETSRTELDTASSELATSIMDENQENSYFDGLDGDDLKQTKIESGEEEENLFDEQPKDKQGLQTEMSKNTAKREEKLKSLFGDDEHDDVEATFGSSKKKKEERLESPPLRDVPPPLFDDDDDDDLDWFK, encoded by the exons ATGTTTTCTTCTCCTATGGACGACGATGAGGGGGACTTCATGTCCCCACAGTCCCGAGG TTCTTCGAAATTGGCTTCGTTGTTTGGCCAGGATAGAGCATCGTTCTCTGGAGGCAACGAATCGTTGACTTACACGCCGCCTAAACAACCCAAGAAGGAAAAAGCAG CCGGGCAACCTCAGTCTGGTGGTGGAGACACAAGTGTTTTGAATGCTACAGCAGTTCAAGCCTATAAATA TGTTAATGGTCAGTATGCCAATCAAGGAAAGTTGGGAGCAGCAGTTTTGGCAAATCACAGTGCAAATGAT TACAAGATACTTGTTTACGCATCAAAGCAACAACAAGTCACAGCTGCGAAAATTAATGGGAACTTCACATTCACA GTTCAGCGTAGTAATTATGCAAGTTTTTATGATGATCAGAGGCAAACAtggtctctttgttttgacTCAGACAAGAGTTTAACAAATTTTGCCAAACAG GTTGGTTTATCAAAGTTCAATTCAGCACCAACAACACTCTGCACTCAAGATCTTGTTCCTGGTGATGGACCG gcAATTGAATTGGGAGATGCATTGGAAGTCAAGTACACAGGATGGTTGTGGAAAAATAATGGATTTGGAAAT GTTTTCGATGGCAATGTTGAAACTGATAAGACATTTAGATTCAAAACAGGAAAAGGCAAAGTTATAAAG GGATGGGACCAGGGTGTCCTAGGAATGAAAAAAGGTGGCAAAAGGCTGATTGCTATTCCATCACCTTTGGCATATGGTGAAAAG GGCGTAAGTGGCAGAGTTCCTGCAAACTCCTCGCTCTTATTTGAAGTTGACGTTCTTAGA ATCAAGTCCAACAGAGAATCGACTGAATCTCCAGTTACTATTCAGGAAGCCGTTATTCCACAGAACACAGATCAACTACCTGATATCTTGTCTGAACCATCtggaacaaagaaacggcagACAGATTCTGGATCACAACTAAG TGTTCCAGGAGAAAGTGGCATTAAAGGCAGGACTGCATCCCTCACAGAACAGTTGTCTCAG TCACTAGAGAAAGGCACAGACAAGGCTCGTTTGCTGGCGAGGATGTCAAAAATGGGAAAAAGTCCATTGTCCCTTCCTGGAGCAGTTACAGCAGAGCCGGAAAATGATTACTTTGTGGAAGCTGACCAG GAGGTGCCACCCAGCCCAGAGCAGGCTTCTGTGCCACATACAGTGCCAAGAAGCAGCACGGAGAGCCCGGTAACCATGAGTTCCAACCCACACCCCAGCCCTCGCTCTAAACCTCAGCCCCCTCCCAGGCCAGTCCATGTTCATCCAGAAGTCCAGCAGACGTTACACAATCCCACTCCCAGTGTACAACCTGTCATGAATCCACAGCCAATGATGAATCAGCCTCATGTCATGAACCCACAGCCAGCGATGCCGTCTGCATTCTCACCTCAACAACAGGTTGCATTGTACCAG ccACCTACCAGCAATATGAATTACCCGCCCATATTGGCACCACAACCACAGATCATGACTGCGCCACCATATTTCGCCCCACCTCCCGCACCTCCTGCACCACCTGCACCTGCACCCGCGCAGCCCTCGGCTAATGATGCAATGGTGCCTGTGCTCATGGCGGAAACTCGTCAGCAACAGGGAGAAATACGCATGTCTATTGCGAAGGTGTCAGACAAGATAGACGAGATTTCTAACAAG ATCGATCGCCAACATCAATCGTCATTCCAGCTTGCCAATCAAATGTCTCCTGCCAATCAAATGACAGTTGGTGCCTATGGTAATCCACAAGCTGTCATGGAAGCTTCTCTTCTGGTTCACAACATCAACAGAATTGTACAG gaaaatgaaaagttaaaagATGAAAGCACAGAAAAAACCAAGAAGATTGAAACCCTCAATGACAAGATTTCAGAATTACTACAAAAGAATCAGAG attTGTAGAAGACAGCAACACGATGTTGGAAAAAAGGAGTGATTCGTTACAAGTGAACACAGCTCAATCACAAGCACGAGTGATGTCATTAGAACAAGAAAAG ATCGCCATGAGTGGTGACCTGATTTCAGCCAAGACGCAAATGGTAGCTCTACAGAATGAAGTTACATCTCTTCGCCAGAGAGAGGCGGAAGTAAGCAGCCAGCTCAACAAAGTTTCATCAGAAgcagagaaattaaaaaacgaGCTTGACCGTACCAAAGATTCGCATTCAG AGAGCAATGAGCAAAGCGAAAGGCTGAAACAGAgtttaaaagaagaaaggcaaacaagaaaacaattcgAAAGCAAAGTAGAACGCATAGAGGAAGAACTGAATGACTTACGAAACGAGAAAGAGAGTTTAGAGAAG GTTCTTGGAGAACGGAAAAAGAAATACGCCGCCGATAAGAAAAAGTTTGAAGAAGAACTGGAAGAGTTACGGTCACAGCAGGAG GAAGAAATAAGATTCTTAaaggaaaaacacaagaaagaaaagcacAGCAGTGGAACAGCAACGGCGCAACAG ATTGCGCTGGCCGAAGCAGAGCAGGAGGAAAGATGGACAGAAAAAGCAGGCAAAATGGTTGCACAGACAGAGGAGAAATGGAAGAGAAAATTACAGGAAGttacagaagaaaaagaggaggCAAGCAAAAAAGCGAGCGAGATTCAAGAAAAG TACTTTGCCCTAAAGAAGAGTGGAGATACCAAAGAGGACGCAATAAAGGATCTTCAAGATAAACTAGAAGATCTGGAAGGAATACAAGAAAAG TATAACAAACTAAAAGCCTCACAAGGCAACCAGAAATCAGTGATGGATGAGTTGCGATCAACGGAACAGGAGCTGGAGTCGCTTCAGGCTAAG CACCAAGAAGTTCGCTCCAAAacgctgaaaatgaaagaacaatACGAAGAGCAGCTGAGATTGGCTGAAGAG GAGCGTGACTCTTCTGTTAGCGAGGCATATGCTAAAGGCTTGCAAGAAGGCAAAGCACAGGGCGATGAAAACGCAGAAAAGCCTTCCGTTAACGTAAATGAAGAA GTGAAACGAATAATGAACAATGTTTTTTACATGCTACGAAACGAATTTGAGGCGGATAAAAGTTACAATGGCGCAGATATCAGGGCTGTTGTGCTGAAAACTATCAAG GAAGTTACGATGAAATTGCTGAGTGGAGAAACAgcggaaaaagaagaaagcgaagaagaggaagaagaagaagaagaagaagaagaagaagaagaagaagaagaagaagaagaagaagaaggagaggATGAGGACGAAGAAGACGAGGAACCTGAAGAAAACGAAGATGTCAAAGTTGAGAGCGAAGAGAAGGAGGAGGATAAAGAGGAAAGTGAAAAAGACCAAGAAGTacaagaagaggaagaagaagaagaacccTTTTCGGAGGGTGAAGAAGACGGCGACAAAGTAAGAAAGCGGGATGAAGAAACAGAAGAGAAAATCGCTGATGTCTCTGAGAAAGAAGTATTAGAGGAAGTTGTTAATACAGGAAACAATGAAGCCGTTTTTAACGAAGAAGGGGTTGAAGAAACAGAGCCGTTAAAAGACAACGTGGAGGTAAAACATCAAAGCAAAACTGTCGACGAAGAACCAAGTCAGATTGTGGAACAAAGCAGCAATGAGGTTGAACAAGCAAATAACTCTTCCAATGAAGGAAGTACTGCTGATTCCTTATCATTACAAGGAAGTGAAAAAGATGTGCCTTCTCTAGATGAACTTTCTGTTGTAGTAACAGATGAAACTTCTAGGACTGAATTAGACACAGCTAGCTCTGAGTTGGCAACCTCCATAATGGACGAAAATCAGGAGAATTCGTATTTTGACGGTTTGGATGGCGACGATTTGAAGCAAACGAAAATTGAATCCGGAGAAGAGGAGGAAAATTTGTTTGACGAACAACCAAAAGATAAACAAG GCCTGCAAACGGAGATGTCCAAGAACACtgcaaaaagagaagaaaagctTAAATC ATTGTTTGGAGATGATGAACATGATGACGTGGAAGCCACTTTTGGGTCGtcgaagaaaaagaaggaagaaaGATTG GAGTCTCCGCCGCTCCGCGATGTACCGCCTCCGCTAtttgatgatgacgacgacgatgatcTTGATTGGTTCAAGTAG